In the genome of Nocardioides oleivorans, the window GCGACTGCACTGCGAAGGCTTCGTTGAGCTCGACCGCCGACACGTCGGACCAGGTGATCCCGGCGCGGGCGAGCGCCCGGTCGACCGCCTCGACCGGGGCGTAGCCGAAGTCCTGCGGGTCGTTGGCGAACACACCACGACCCGCGATCCGGGCCACCGGGTCGAGGCCGGGGACCGCCCCCGACGCGCCCAGCAGCACCGCGGACGCGCCATCGCTCAGGGGCGAGGCGTTGCCGGCCGTGATCGTCCCGTCGGGCCGGAACGACGGCTTCAGGCCCGCCAGCTTCTCGAGAGAGGAGTCCGGTCGCACCCCTTCGTCGCGGACCACGTCACCGACGGGGACGACCCAGCCGTCGTAGAAGCCCTCGTCCCACGCGGCCGCAGCCAGCTGGTGGGAGCGGGCGGCGAACTCGTCCTGCCGCTCGCGCGAGATCCCGAACCGCTCACCGAGGAGCTCGTTGCACTCCCCCAGCGAGACCGTCCACTCCGCCGGCATCGCCGGGTTGACCAGCCGCCAGCCGAGCGTCGTCGACACCAGCTCGGCGCTGCCGGCCGGGAAGGCGCGCGACGGCTTCGGGAGCACCCACGGCGCTC includes:
- a CDS encoding thiolase family protein — protein: MTSHDAFVYAYARTPFGRFGGGLSDRRPDDLAAAVVSDVLGRAPGLDPADISDVFWGCANQAGEDNRNVGRMAVLLAGLPTSVPATTVNRLCGSSLDAAIQGSRAIESGDADVVLVGGVESMTRAPWVLPKPSRAFPAGSAELVSTTLGWRLVNPAMPAEWTVSLGECNELLGERFGISRERQDEFAARSHQLAAAAWDEGFYDGWVVPVGDVVRDEGVRPDSSLEKLAGLKPSFRPDGTITAGNASPLSDGASAVLLGASGAVPGLDPVARIAGRGVFANDPQDFGYAPVEAVDRALARAGITWSDVSAVELNEAFAVQSLACLDAWPVDASLVNAKGGALAIGHPLGASGGRVLATLAERLRVSGDRWGVAAICIGVGQGLAVVLENAA